A portion of the Chaetodon trifascialis isolate fChaTrf1 chromosome 7, fChaTrf1.hap1, whole genome shotgun sequence genome contains these proteins:
- the dpy19l1l gene encoding dpy-19-like 1, like, producing the protein MVAKNRKQTAKSPATQTDRDKSPLVSPPGKSNARRPGREGKAFNSSHPNGLSGIRHKLGLTPAAAVKLGITLLLAALSGYLHWHHLSQLFENDRHFSHLSNLEKEMAFRTEMGLYYSYYKTIIEAPSFLDGLHMIMNDRLTEHPLVINTLKRFNLYPEVVLASWYRVYTGVMGYFGVPTKMCWSINRGEGLTPVDSCEGMGDPAYFYVTFVFLLNGAMMSLFFIYGAYLSGSRLGGVVTATCFFFNHGESTRVMWTPPLRESFAYPFLVLQMLLLTYILRTRNPSRTAMVALGVSNLCFMLPWQFAQFVLLTQVASLFASYILGYLGAAKMQSILVTHMNTLFVCFILMFGNSMLLTSFYASSLVSIWAIIALRDRFAQVFKPGIVTWVMQCLAWVGSTVLLKFMLSTVLCASDDAHISALIKSKFTSYKDFHTLMYTCAAEFDFIELETPVRYLKTLLLPINVLVVALIAGRTIQDVVRFLRDGGKTDDVDEAAGSEVVGKGELVYHSLQLVAFAVLAVLIMRLKLFLTPHMCIMASLICSRQLFGWIGEKVKHQIVVFAVLAVMAVQGVANLQAQWAIIGEFSNLPQEELLDWIQDNTRPDSVFAGAMPTMASVKLSTGRPIVNHPHYEDAGLRERTKLVYSMYSRMSGDTVKRNLMKLGVDFFVLEDSWCTRRTRPGCSMPEIWDIEDPQNVGKTPLCTHMSRNSRPHFTTVFSNDIYKVLKVPKAAKDLR; encoded by the exons ATGGtggctaaaaacagaaaacagaccgCGAAGAGTCCAGCGACCCAGACTGACCGCGACAAGAGCCCGCTTGTTTCGCCCCCTGGCAAAAGTAACGCCAGGCGACCAGGCAGGGAAGGCAAAGCTTTCAACAGCTCCCATCCAAACGGGCTCTCCGGCATCAGACACAAGCTCGGGCTAACTCCCGCTGCCGCCGTGAAGCTGGGAATTACTCTTCTCCTCG CTGCTCTGTCTGGGTATCTCCACTG GCATCATCTCTCACAGCTGTTTGAGAATGACAGACACTTTTCACACTTGTCCAACCTGGAGAAGGAAATGGCTTTTCGGACAGAGATG GGTTTGTACTATTCCTACTACAAGACCATTATTGAGGCTCCCTCTTTCCTGGACGGCCTCCACATGATCATGAATGATCGGCTGACAGAGCACCCGCTGGTTATTAACACCCTGAAGAGATTCAACCTCTATCCAGAG GTGGTCCTGGCCAGCTGGTACCGGGTGTACACAGGCGTTATGGGGTACTTTGGGGTTCCCACGAAGATGTGCTGGTCCATTAACAGAGGAGAGGGGCTCACTCCCGTGGACAGCTGTGAAG GGATGGGCGACCCGGCGTATTTCTACGTGACCTTTGTGTTCCTGCTGAACGGTGCGATGATGAGCCTGTTCTTCATTTACGGCGCCTACCTGAG CGGCAGTCGACTGGGCGGTGTTGTGACCGCCACGTGTTTCTTCTTCAACCACGGCGAG agcACACGTGTGATGTGGACTCCACCCCTGAGGGAGAGCTTTGCCTACCCCTTCTTAGTCCTGCAGATGCTCCTTCTCACCTACATCCTACG gACACGGAACCCGAGCAGGACGGCCATGGTCGCCCTGGGGGTCTCCAATTTGTGCTTCATGCTCCCTTGGCAGTTCGcccagtttgtgctgctcactcag GTGGCTTCTCTGTTTGCCTCCTACATCCTGGGATACCTCGGCGCCGCCAAGATGCAGTCCATCCTGGTCACTCACATG AACACTCTCTTCGTCTGCTTCATCCTGATGTTTGGCAACTCCATGCTGCTCACGTCCTTCTACGCCTCCTCGCTCGTCTCCATCTGG GCAATCATTGCGTTGAGGGATCGATTCGCTCAAGTCTTCAAACCAGGCATCGTCACATGG gtCATGCAGTGTTTGGCTTGGGTCGGCTCCACAGTTCTGCTCAAGTTCATGCTGTCCACAGTCCTCTGTGCCTCAGATGAC GCTCACATCAGTGCGCTGATCAAGTCCAAGTTCACGAGCTACAAAGACTTCCACACTCTGATGTACACGTGTGCTGCTGAATTTGACTTCATTGAGTTGGAG aCTCCTGTTCGTTACCTCAAAACGCTGCTGCTGCCCATCAACGTGCTGGTTGTCGCTCTCATCGCTGGGAGG ACCATCCAGGATGTAGTCCGGTTCCTGAGAGACGGAGGGAAGACGGACGATGTTGATGAGGCTGCAGG GTCTGAAGTAGTCGGAAAAGGAGAG CTGGTGTACCACAGCCTGCAGCTGGTGGCGTTTGCCGTCCTCGCTGTCCTCATCATGCGTCTGAAGCTCTTCCTGACGCCCCACATGTGCATCATGGCCTCGCTCATCTGCTCCAGACAG TTGTTCGGCTGGATTGGGGAGAAGGTCAAACACCAGATCGTGGTGTTTGCAGTCTTGGCCGTCATGGCCGTACAGGGAGTGGCCAACCTGCAGGCCCAGTGGGCGATCATTGGAGAGTTCAGCAACCTGCcgcaggaggagctgctggactgGATCCAGGACAACACGCGGCCTG ATTCTGTGTTTGCCGGGGCGATGCCCACCATGGCCAGCGTGAAGCTTTCCACAGGGCGGCCCATCGTCAACCACCCCCACTACGAAGACGCTGGTCTGAG GGAGAGAACCAAGCTGGTGTACTCCATGTACAGCCGCATGTCCGGAGACACGGTGAAGAGGAACCTGATGAAGCTGGGAGTGGACTTCTTCGTCCTGGAGGACTCTTGGTGCACCAGGCGAACCAG GCCCGGCTGCAGCATGCCAGAGATCTGGGACATTGAGGATCCCCAAAACGTCGGTAAAACTCCCCTCTGCACCCACATGTCCAGAAACTCACGACCCCACTTCACCACCGTCTTTTCCAATGACATTTACAAAGTTCTCAAAGTCCCCAAAGCTGCCAAAGATCTCAGATAA
- the LOC139334208 gene encoding LOW QUALITY PROTEIN: uncharacterized protein (The sequence of the model RefSeq protein was modified relative to this genomic sequence to represent the inferred CDS: inserted 1 base in 1 codon): MKHSAVLLLLLGTCSAYTLQNVALRGKATQSSHYPGERAAFGAAGNAIDGNRESNYRLGSCSHTAEQANPWWRVDLLDYYIITSVIVTNRGDGYPERINGANIHIGNSLQDNGLANRVVGVIHHIPAGGSLKITLTRLVEGRYVIVALSGLSYLTLCEVEVYGYRAPTGENLAMQGKATQSSLHSTGVAYNAIDGNRASDWNQGSCTHTGNDFNPWWRLDLGKTHRVFSVNVTSYREAYSRLDGAEIRIGDSLENNGNNNPTCAVISGLTGGLTGDLQCNGMDGRYVNIVSPGKTEHLLLCEVEVYGSRFTENVALRGKATQLARYFHTFGAAYNAIDGNGDSTFSSGSCSHTTEMSNPWWRVDLLESYIVTSITIVNRGDCCQHRINGLQIHIGNSLENEGLKNPMVDTIPEIGSDNSITQNXVLPGSLRILTLCEVEVYGYPAPTGENLALQGKATQSSLFEHGFAYNAIDGNRGSKWEDGSCSHTSNEIGPWWRLDLRKTHKVFSVKVTNTDTDPERLNEAEIRIGDSLDRNNNTRCAVITGNQAGATAEFQCYGMDGRYVNIVIPGNEEFLTLCEVEIYGSCLD, from the exons ATGAAACACAGTGCAGTCCTGCTTTTGCTTCTGGGGACGTGCTCGGCTTATACCTTAC AAAATGTGGCCTTGCGTGGCAAAGCAACTCAATCAAGCCACTACCCTGGAGAGAGAGCTGCTTTTGGGGCTGCCGGCAATGCTATCGATGGAAACCGTGAATCTAACTACCGCCTTGGATCGTGCTCCCACACGGCCGAACAGGCCAACCCCTGGTGGAGAGTGGACCTGCTGGACTACTACATCATAACCTCCGTCATCGTCACCAACAGAGGAGACGGCTATCCAGAGAGGATCAACGGGGCAAACATTCACATCGGCAACTCTTTACAAGACAACGGTCTTGCAAACCGAGT GGTGGGTGTAATTCATCACATCCCAGCAGGCGGGTCTTTAAAAATAACTTTAACCCGACTTGTGGAGGGACGTTACGTGATTGTGGCTCTATCTGGTCTATCTTACCTTACACTCTGCGAAGTGGAGGTCTATGGGTACCGCGCCCCAACTG GAGAGAATCTGGCAATGCAAGGGAAAGCCACACAGTCGTCGCTGCATTCTACAGGTGTTGCCTATAATGCCATCGATGGGAATCGTGCCAGCGACTGGAACCAGGGTTCTTGTACTCACACAGGCAACGACTTCAACCCCTGGTGGAGGCTGGACCTGGGCAAGACCCATAGAGTGTTTTCTGTTAATGTAACCAGCTACAGAGAGGCTTACTCACGACTTGATGGAGCTGAGATCCGAATCGGAGACTCTCTTGAAAACAATGGAAACAACAATCCCAC GTGTGCTGTGATCTCAGGCCTCACAGGAGGCTTAACCGGAGACTTGCAGTGTAATGGCATGGACGGTCGCTACGTTAACATAGTCAGTCCTGGAAAGACCGAGCACCTGCTCCTGTGTGAGGTGGAGGTTTACGGCTCCAG ATTCACAGAAAATGTGGCCTTGCGAGGAAAAGCGACCCAGTTGGCCCgttattttcacacatttggAGCTGCCTACAATGCTATTGATGGAAACGGAGATTCAACCTTCAGTTCTGGATCATGCAGCCACACCACTGAAATGAGCAACCCCTGGTGGAGAGTGGACCTGCTGGAGTCCTACATCGTCACCTCCATCACCATTGTCAACAGAGGGGACTGCTGTCAACACAGGATCAACGGGCTGCAGATCCACATCGGCAACTCTTTAGAAAACGAAGGTTTGAAAAACCCAAT GGTTGATACAATTCCTGAAATCGGTTCGGACAATTCGATCACTCAGA AGGTTCTGCCTGGTTCATTAAGGATCCTTACGCTCTGTGAAGTGGAGGTCTATGGGTACCCTGCCCCAACTG GAGAGAATCTGGCCCTCCAAGGAAAAGCCACACAGTCGTCATTATTTGAGCACGGCTTCGCATACAATGCCATCGATGGGAATCGTGGCAGCAAATGGGAAGACGGCTCCTGCAGTCACACGAGCAATGAAATCGGCCCCTGGTGGCGGTTGGATCTGCGCAAAACCCATAAAGTGTTTTCTGTTAAGGTGACCAACACGGACACTGACCCGGAACGCCTCAATGAAGCTGAGATCCGAATTGGAGATTCCCTTGACCGCAACAACAACACCAG GTGCGCTGTGATCACAGGTAACCAAGCAGGTGCGACTGCTGAGTTCCAGTGTTATGGGATGGATGGTCGCTACGTTAACATTGTCATCCCAGGAAACGAAGAGTTCCTGACGCTGTGCGAGGTGGAGATCTACGGCTCGTGCCTGGATTAG